The DNA sequence TTTGTGCTCTGCCTCATCATGTATGTGATAATTCTGCTGGGAAATAGCCTCCTCATTGTCATCAGCACATTTGATTCTcgcctccacacccccatgtacttcttccttggGAACCTCTCATTCTTGGACATCTGCTACACATCATCATCCATTCCCCCGATGCTTGTCATATTTAAGTCTGAGAGAAAATCTATCTCCTTCATTGGCTGTGCTCTGCAGATGGTTGTCTCCCTTGGGTTGGGCTCCACTGAGTGTATCCTCCTGGCTGTGATGGCCTATGATAGGTATGTGGCCATCTGCAACCCACTGAGGTACCCCATCATCATGAACAGGGTGCTTTATGTGCACATGGCTGCTTGGTCCTGGATCATAGGCTGCCTAAACTCCTTAGTGCAAACAGTCCTGACAATGGTATTGCCTTTCTGTGGGAATAATGTCATTGATCATATTACCTGTGAGATCCTGGCTCTTCTTAAACTCATATGTTCAGATATCTCCATCAATGTGCTTATCATGACAGTGGCAAATATTGTTTTACTGGTGATTCCTCTGCTGTTAATTCTCATTTCCTATGTTTTTATCCTCTCTTCCATCCTGAGAATTAATTCTgctgaagggagaaagaaagcttTTTCTACCTGTTCTGCCCACCTGACTGTGGTTATCCTGTTCTATGGTTCAGCCCTCTTTATGTACATGAAGCCCAAGTCAAAGGACACAAACACTTCTGATGAGATCATTGGACTGTCTTATGGAGTGGTAACTCCAATGTTGAATCCCATCATCTACAGCTTGAGGAATAAAGAGGTGAAAGAGGCTGTGAAGAAAGTCTTGAGCAGACACCTGCATCTATGGAAAATATAAGAGGTCTTGAGGCATGTGATACCCTCCATGTTGAGACCGGATCAGATCTTTTGTGTTCACAGAGGAAGTCAGAGAACCCAGTATCAAGAGAACTTATCTCCTAGTAAGTCCAAATATAGGACTTATATTCTTTTCAACACAGAAGTCTCATGTAACCCTTCTGAATAATGTCTAGTCTGCAGTTTCTAGTTGTATGTAGCTCTGCCATTTGGTTCCATACAGGGCACATGGCTTTTCCTCAAGATaaatctccctcttctctgctttcttctctctcttccatgtttttatctctcttctcttccccatttcctccttcttttcctttccccttctccatctgttttgttactctactttccttctgttttcctggtCTCCTTTCTCAGTTTAAACTGAACATCTATTGTTTTGTTGTCTAGTATCCCCTCTTCTGGTAAAAGAATGtaccttttcttttgaaattcaaCAGTGCCTCCCTCTGAGTCCATGTGTGCTGGAGGGGGCTGATCTCTGAAAACAGTGGTACCATTGGAAACAAAGGGCTAGGCAATTAAAGCAAATCCCTCTGGTTacagtgattcattcattcagtatagGAGATGAGTTCTGCCAGGCTAATCAAACTCAACCCAAGAATGCTGTCTCAGACTAAGAAAAGAGGCACTCTTACTGCTAAGGTTTTTAAACTGATAAAGTGTAAGCCTGGAGCCAATCTTTATCAATAAGTTCAGGGAGCCTATCTGAGAGGCAAAGAGGTGTTGACAGAAGGAGGAAGAGTGTGTGTGATCCTGCTATTTTAACTCCTTGATCCAGCTGTATCTAAAGTCAGTTCacaaaaattctttttagttACATGAATCAATAAATTACCTTTTTATAAAAAACTTATGAGTTGGATTTCCATCACTTAACAATTATATAGTCCcaactaaaatatttctttgtaccCACTTCTCCACTTATATTTTTGAGGTTAAATACATGAGAATATATTACCTAAGTGGCCCCAAGTTCTCCAGCCTTCAGGGGCTCTCCTTCCTTTAACAACTAAGTAATCTAATTTCTATTTTGTGTGCCTACAGACATTCCAGTCACCTCCCCAATTATTTCTGAGgactatttccattttcttagtttctggttttgattttatgCCAGACTATTCTAAACTTTTCtaggggtaccttggtggctcagtttgttgggtgtccaaccttggctcaagtcatgatctcacagttcatgatttcaagccctgtatcgggcttgctgctgtcaacaaagagcccGCTTTTGAtcctctgtgccctctctctctctctctatctctctctctgcccctcctctacttgcactctctcaaaaacaaataaacattaaaaaaataaataaaataaatttttctatcATTCTTCCCTGGTAATCTTATATGTCTCTGTGTCAAGCTCTCAACAGTATATTTTGCCCACAAAGAATAAACATAAGTCTCCTAAATATCCACATTCAAAAGACCACAATGTTTAACACCTTTATTTAGGCTTGAATATAACAAAAAAGGGACTAATATcactaaggaaaataaatcagtatTAAATACTACTGTTCTTGGTATCTACTAGCCATCCCTGTTTACATGGGCCCTCTAATGTCCATTTTCCTCTTTAGCTTCTGTCCTGATACAACATTGACagtgtctattcatttccttcttccatAAGAATCAGCACctctctcaataaaaatgaatggataCCTAACTCAAAGCACTCCTCAGCATGGTCTTGCTCAAAATGGAGTGTGAGCTTCCAAAAGCAGACTGCAGCTTCCACTCTTAGAGCTATAGTAAATAATTtcaggaagtttttaaaaaccagtgcTTCCTCACCAGCAATAATTTAGAAACACTAAAGTCCAATAAACAAGCACCTTGAGTGATATGTTCTGTCTGTGAAAATATACCAATatactatctcttttttttattttatttaatgtttatttatttttgagagacagagtatgagtacgggaggggcagagagaggaagacacagaatctgaagcaggctccaggctttgagctgtcagcacagagcctgacacggggcttgaactcatgaaccatgagatcatgccttgtgctgaagttggatatcacccaggcaccccagacactTTCAATAAAAagccaaagaaggaaagaattcaacCCATTACCTGCCTTATTATTAGTATTAGAAGCTTATTATAGCCCTTACGGAACTGGAATCCATATAGTACATTCtttacaaagaaacagaatccaacaatCAAAAGTACTCTTAACATCCCCTCTTCgagtttgtttttatgattttttaaatttttttaacatgctcatttatttttgagagagagagagaaaaaaacagaatgcaagtgggggaaggacagagagagagagggagacacagaatttgaagccggatccaggctctgagctgtcagcacagagcccaacactgggctcaaactcactgactgtgagatcatgaactgagctgaagtctgatgcttgactgactgagccacccagatgcaccccacccccatttgaGTTTCTTAAAAACCTGCAATACCACAGCAAAATCTCCATTTGCATTACAGCCCACAACTGCTCTGGAGTATCTCCTTCTCTCATTTCCCAATATCCAGTCTTCCTgctgttttctgtctttccccCCATCTCACCCTTCCTTGATCACAATAGCCTCTTTCAAGTAAGATGGAGTCTCTCTTCCAAGGGCAAGGGGTTTGGAGAAATGATGGGTTTTGTAAGAAGAAACCGGGGTCTAAGTTTTGTGGAAACCATTGTTAAAATTCTCAAGAATTTTTGTACTACTTATGTCACCTCTTATTTTCATCACATTTCACAAACATCACTTTTTCTCCACTTCATCAGCTTCTCCAGGAAGAAActgtttcttccccttcctcttccatttttaaatgcacatctaTTAAACTTCTTGTtacagtgtattttatttatttgatgtgacacagttaaaaaataaaacaaaacaaaacaaaacaaatccaggGCTACTACAAACTCCCAATTCTCCAATTTACTAAGATTACAAATTGTATCAGAGTCTCCACTTGTCCTGACATAAAATGTAGACTTCAGTCCCTAAATAGTGGAAGGTTTTATGAGtattgaataagaaaaaaaaaaaagccttattcAGTGCTTGGCTAATACCATGCAGTGAGTAAGAGACACACTCCCCTTAGCCTTTCCCATACATGTCTGTCTCTTCTAATAGACTTTGGGTTCCCTGAGGGCAAGATacaagtaatatttattttagggcCTTGGTGACTAGAGGAAGAGgcatttatttgacatttatagATTCATGAACGAATGAATGTGTGATCACCATCTTATGATGAAAGTGAACAAGCTGATTTGCCATTGCCTAGCTAATCCTCATGACTGCTGCCTCTGCATCTTTGCTGATGCCATTCTCTCCATCTAAAATTGCCCTCATTTTAACCTATCtataaaaattcaaagacaaaaaagtCTCCTCTGACTGAAAGCCTTTTATTATCATGCTAACAAGACTCCACTTCTTCTTCCACCAAGTTAAATTCCTATAGCAATCTACTTAAACTTTGGGGTATTTATCATGCGGAGATGTATTCCCTCTGATTATGTACACAATATACTGGTTGTTTTATTGAAAggtgagtggggcgcctgggtggcgcagtcggttaagcgtccgacttcagccaggtcacgatctcgcggtccgtgagttcgagccccgcgtcaggctctgggctgatggctcagagcctggagcctgtttccgattctgtgtctccctctctctctgcccctcccccgttcatgctctgtctctctctgtcccaaaaataaataaacgttgaaaaaaaaaattgaaaggtgATTAAAAGCAGAACCTGTGAATTATTTGTCTTAATAATCCTACAAATATTAACAGAGTGGTCTTTAATCAATAGATTAAGTACTTTGGAATTTGCTTTTTGCATAAAGtctattagtttttaaaacaattttcttttcatacaaTACAGGCAGTATGACTGTTACATGTGATACATACAGACAGCTAGCAATAATCCTGGTTAAAATAATATTCCCTCTGTCATGtatggttttgttcattttaggcaTCAGAAGTTTGACTGTAACACATCAAGCAAAGTCTATGTAActgttatacatacatataatctCTTACTTAGTTTATTGAGCTTATAGCTTGAcaatgacaaaaattaaaggatacTGATTTATAGAACAGTGACTCCTGTATATGTCCTGAGATATAATACAATAGGAATTTCTTTCCAAAACAGAAACCTTGACTTTCCCGATCCCCAAActatttctcttcatcttctccaTCTCAGGCACAAGCAATGCCATACACCCACATACAATTCACCACCAAATCCTACCAACTCTATAAAATTTACTCTGAATCTGACCAAATCTATTGTTAGCACTCTAGTTCAAACTACCATCATCTCACCTAAGATACTATGGCTTTCCAAATCACATCCCTGTTCTACTTTTGTTCTCCTACAATCTATTCTCTGCACAGCAGCCTGAgtgttatttttagaaaagtacaTACTGAAGTtctaaaacagataaaaattaatcagtggtatttttaaaatcagaacagTGGCCGTCTGTGTGGTCAGGGGATTAAAGCAAGTATCTACTGGGTCAGGGCATGAGGGAACTTTTCCTATGCCTTGATAGGAATTTGAGTGACATAGGCGTGCATTTGTTAAAACTATGAATATTATGTTAAGATTTGTGattttaatgtatgtaaattttaaattaagagagAACTGTGAACAAATATAGTTGTAAACTCTAGCTAATGATACACGTGCTGAAGTATTTAGAGAAAAGGGTAGGTGtcttcagtttattttgaaatacacccaaaaatgaaatggatttaATGGAGGAATAGACAgataaatagacacatagatataAGCAAATCTAATGAAATGTTGGTGGTAAAATCTAGTTAGTAAATGTATGATGttcaaagtaaaattatttcagttttgctttgtttgaaatttttcataattcaaTGTTCGAAAAAATTATACAAAGTCTGTCAGAATATAGCTGTTGAGTAAATGTATCAATGAATGAGGGAAGGGTAGaaactggataaaaaaaatactgtcattaTAAATTCCCTTAAAATTAATTTAGGGAAAATTTCCACtactttaaaaaggcaaaactttttAACAGGTTACTTACAACTATTccaagagagaaattaaaaataaattttaatggtcTCTGTGAAATTTAATTTCCTATACTGAAGTCTTGTCAGGATTTCAGTTGCTATTCCTGGGGGATGGatgtaaggagaaagaaaaagaaaggaaagaaaaaatatatatcagaagATTTACCAGAATCAACCTCTAAGGTAATTAGGAAAAAGCAAACAGCAAACAGCAAACAGCAAACATTTTGGGCATGATGTGGTATTGCCATATTCCTTCATGTGTTTTTGGCTATTTCTTAGGGGACTACTAATTCCCCAGGAATGTCAGATTACATAGACCTTAGCAAAAGAAATTTAGTTCTTTCTACACCATTTATTCTGCAATTCCACCTTTTCAATATGATTAAGACCATAAAGTTTTAAATGCCATTCCTATATATTCACATGATAATCACCTATATATCTTATAACATTGCTATTCTTAAAGTGATCAAGTTACATAATCACTCACATTTcccagggcatttttttttaattaagaagttGAAGTTCATTCAAACAATGACTATTTCTTTTCTACACTGTTCATATTCATACCACATGTGAGACAAACAATGATTATAAATGTGAGGCACTATATGTTAAAGATAACATACATTAATAGTGGTTGTATTATAATAATGATTCTGGTAACTACTGAATATAAATGTTAATGTGTATGTTGTAATGCATAACATTATTTAATAATGGAAAATGAGACATTACTCGATGTAATAAATGCTATTGGTATTAGTGGTACAAGGActactgaaaataaatgttatgcttctcaacaaatgtttaaatttcatagcattttgaAAGATAGTGTAAGTGCACAAGTCAATGaccaaacaaatgaaagaaactatTGAAGCAAATCAGTCAGAACAATTATAAGCACTATGTATCATACTGATCTTGGTTCAGTATGAAAGTATGTCTTCATAAAGAAACAAGTGCTTGTGAATTAGTTATCTTTGGGTTTAATGCCCTTAAGTTTTCATACAGCAGATTAAAATTCAGAGACATAagccaaaaaaattgaaaacgtccagtgaaaaagagacaaataccaaaataattatataaaggCACAaggcaaaatagattttaagggAGTAC is a window from the Felis catus isolate Fca126 chromosome D4, F.catus_Fca126_mat1.0, whole genome shotgun sequence genome containing:
- the LOC101101260 gene encoding olfactory receptor 13D1: MKMGNDSTVTKFFLVGLSKYPELQLFLFVLCLIMYVIILLGNSLLIVISTFDSRLHTPMYFFLGNLSFLDICYTSSSIPPMLVIFKSERKSISFIGCALQMVVSLGLGSTECILLAVMAYDRYVAICNPLRYPIIMNRVLYVHMAAWSWIIGCLNSLVQTVLTMVLPFCGNNVIDHITCEILALLKLICSDISINVLIMTVANIVLLVIPLLLILISYVFILSSILRINSAEGRKKAFSTCSAHLTVVILFYGSALFMYMKPKSKDTNTSDEIIGLSYGVVTPMLNPIIYSLRNKEVKEAVKKVLSRHLHLWKI